Proteins encoded within one genomic window of Etheostoma cragini isolate CJK2018 chromosome 21, CSU_Ecrag_1.0, whole genome shotgun sequence:
- the nlrc3 gene encoding NLR family CARD domain-containing protein 3 isoform X1, whose protein sequence is MERKAHYDSILDRSKRIMWQDDCYVDLQSTSSSVSSQAGTEDLGWIQKHQDQLQRFITSSFLEGMLTHLRKVDVLSSADEIKVKEAGRLRDQVNMLTSIVTDKDTQGSDALRGFIESSDSQVAQLIINHDSMGKEHKEVLLRQYEQYRDRDSVSCTKLNIFSRTLLLVDGLSDIQQKEHDLMQVGATRGRKRNHLRQLGLTKLLEPLTRVSLPPRVSLTLGVAGIGKTTWVRHFIRQWSQGAICTDVSFVLPFTFCELNSLEKVSAERLVKMAFPHLTDPSLVLSSSCRTLLILDGLDEFRCTLNFSDAAPCSNPKKEVAIDDLVTNIIRGNLLPNVAVWVTSRPGVASFIPGGLVDRVTEIPGFSPKDIQLFLNHHFSERGFASKIWAHLESHKILMVMCYIPCICWIVADTLIYIMQSETQESLPKTCTELYAHFCSMKAEVGEPRGREPVKMEQLHGSNRKLLGNLGRLAFYGLLKRKYTFSEQDLRAYGIDLLLTQCSLGAGVLVREESAIYTTYRFTHLSLLEFLAATFYHISSKRAIFDLFSESTMSWPKIGFQNHFRSAFQHSQQAEDGHLDVFVRFLTGLLCPMAQKPLAGLLALGKDDGNQKAWAAGFLQGLLVSGGAVVSLRAVNLAYCLHELQHTELLRSVEEDLQLGSLAGKLTRAHCVVLGYLLHVSPECSEQTNLTGSLNYTTVKCLLPQLLYCSCLRLENNQFKDDVMELLGSLLSAKDCHIQKISLAENAISNKGSKALSRALLVNRTLTSLNLRNNNIGSKGAKFLAEALKMNQVLVSINFQNNSIEEEGAQALAEVLHCNRKLVSLNIRKNKIGAGGAKRIAEALKTNQTLTKLILCSNQLGDKGAIALAEALTVNHTLLSLQLQSNSISNRGMTALTKALRLNHGLVSLNLRENSIGVEGAKNMAHALHENNSLQDLDLTANLLHDEGVQAIAGAIKFNRGLTSLHLQWNFIKSSATKALAHALLSNATMQLLDLQENAIGNEGVIFLAEALKTNVSLRTLCLQGVSSSTSGAIAMAEALMTNQTLQTLDLRGNTVGMEGAKALANALKSNRSLKSLNLQENSLGMDGAIFIATALKGNHQLTYINLQGNGIGESGAKVISDAIRADAPGCVVDI, encoded by the exons GATCTACAGTCTACATCCAGTTCTGTCTCTTCGCAAGCTGGAACAGAAG ACCTTGGCTGGATCCAAAAGCATCAAGACCAGCTGCAGCGCTTCATTACTTCCTCCTTCCTGGAGGGTATGTTAACCCACCTGAGAAAGGTAGATGTGCTGAGTTCAGCTGATGAGATCAAGGTCAAAGAAGCGGGCCGGCTGCGTGACCAGGTTAATATGCTCACAAGTATTGTCACTGACAAGGACACTCAAGGTTCTGATGCTCTCCGGGGCTTCATAGAGAGCTCAGATTCTCAGGTGGCCCAGCTCATCATCAATCACG ATTCCATGGGGAAGGAGCACAAAGAGGTGCTGTTACGGCAATATGAGCagtacagagacagagattCAGTCAGCTGCACCAAACTAAACATCTTCTCAAGAACCTTACTACTGGTTGATGGACTTTCCGACATCCAGCAAAAGGAACATGACTTAATGCAGGTGGGGGCAACTcgaggaaggaaaagaaatcaTCTCAGACAGCTGGGGCTGACCAAACTCTTGGAGCCCCTGACCCGGGTCAGTTTACCTCCCCGGGTCTCCCTAACACTCGGGGTGGCTGGTATCGGCAAGACAACCTGGGTCCGACACTTCATCAGACAGTGGAGCCAAGGGGCCATCTGTACAGATGTGAGCTTCGTCCTGCCTTTCACTTTTTGCGAGCTGAACTCACTGGAGAAAGTCTCTGCTGAGAGGCTGGTGAAAATGGCTTTTCCTCATTTAACAGACCCCAGTCTGGTCCTGAGCAGCTCCTGCCGCACACTGCTCATACTTGATGGTTTGGACGAATTCCGCTGCACTTTAAATTTCTCTGATGCAGCTCCTTGCAGCAACCCAAAGAAAGAAGTGGCAATTGATGACCTAGTTACTAACATCATCCGGGGGAATCTGCTACCTAACGTGGCCGTGTGGGTGACCTCCAGGCCAGGAGTGGCCTCATTCATCCCTGGAGGATTGGTAGACAGGGTGACTGAGATCCCAGGATTCAGCCCGAAGGACATCCAGCTCTTCCTTAACCACCACTTCTCTGAGAGGGGTTTTGCCAGTAAAATATGGGCGCACTTGGAGTCCCATAAGATCTTAATGGTGATGTGCTACATACCATGCATTTGCTGGATAGTAGCTGATACTCTGATCTATATCATGCAGAGTGAAACTCAAGAGAGCCTTCCAAAGACTTGTACCGAGCTATACGCTCACTTTTGTTCCATGAAGGCAGAAGTAGGTGAACCAAGAGGCAGGGAGCCTGTGAAAATGGAACAGCTTCATGGGAGCAATCGTAAACTGCTGGGGAACCTTGGACGACTGGCGTTTTATGGGCTCCTCAAACGCAAGTACACCTTCAGCGAGCAAGACCTCAGGGCCTATGGGATAGATCTACTGTTAACTCAGTGCAGTCTTGGTGCTGGAGTTCTTGTTCGGGAGGAGTCTGCCATATACACAACATACCGGTTCACTCATTTGTCTTTGCTAGAGTTTCTTGCAGCTACTTTTTACCATATCTCCTCCAAGCGGGCCATCTTTGACTTATTCTCAGAGAGCACCATGTCTTGGCCCAAGATCGGTTTCCAAAACCACTTTAGAAGCGCCTTTCAACACTCACAACAAGCTGAAGACGGTCACTTGGATGTGTTTGTACGCTTCCTGACAGGCCTGCTGTGCCCAATGGCACAGAAACCTCTGGCTGGGCTTCTGGCCCTCGGAAAAGATGATGGCAATCAGAAGGCTTGGGCAGCAGGGTTTTTACAAGGCCTCTTGGTCAGCGGAGGTGCAGTGGTGTCCCTGCGTGCCGTTAACCTGGCTTATTGTTTACATGagctgcaacacacagagctaTTGCGGAGTGTTGAGGAAGATTTACAGCTTGGTAGCCTAGCAGGGAAATTAACACGAGCTCACTGTGTTGTGCTGGGCTACCTCCTTCATGTGTCTCCAGAGTGCAGTGAACAGACCAACCTAACAGGCTCCCTGAACTACACAACAGTGAAATGTCTGCTCCCACAGCTGCTGTACTGCAGCTGTCTCAG GTTAGAGAATAATCAATTCAAAGATGATGTCATGGAGTTGCTGGGAAGCCTTCTGAGCGCCAAAGACTGCCATATCCAGAAGATAAG TTTGGCAGAGAATGCCATCAGCAACAAAGGATCCAAAGCCCTGAGTCGAGCCCTCTTGGTGAACCGGACGCTAACATCTCTCAA tCTCCGGAACAACAACATTGGCTCTAAAGGTGCAAAGTTCCTGGCAGAGGCTCTGAAAATGAACCAAGTCCTGGTATCAATCAA CTTCCAGAACAACTCAATTGAGGAGGAAGGTGCTCAGGCCCTCGCAGAAGTACTGCACTGCAACCGCAAACTGGTGTCTCTGAA CATAAGGAAGAATAAGATTGGAGCGGGAGGAGCCAAAAGGATTGCAGAGGCGCTGAAGACAAACCAGACTCTCACAAAGCTGAT TCTTTGTAGCAACCAGCTGGGGGACAAAGGGGCGATCGCTCTGGCAGAGGCTTTGACAGTCAACCACACGCTCCTCTCTCTTCA ACTTCAGAGTAACTCAATCAGCAACAGGGGGATGACAGCCTTAACCAAAGCACTCAGGCTCAACCATGGCCTTGTCTCCTTGAA TTTAAGGGAGAACTCCATAGGGGTGGAGGGAGCTAAGAACATGGCTCATGCCCTCCATGAGAACAACTCTCTGCAGGACCTTGA CCTCACAGCCAACCTGTTGCACGATGAAGGGGTTCAAGCTATAGCAGGCGCAATCAAGTTTAATCGCGGCCTCACCTCTCTGCA TCTCCAGTGGAATTTCATCAAGTCCTCTGCCACCAAAGCTCTGGCCCATGCACTCCTCTCCAATGCCACAATGCAGCTCTTGGA TCTACAGGAGAATGCTATTGGGAATGAAGGCGTCATTTTTCTTGCCGAAGCCCTGAAAACCAACGTGTCTCTGCGTACATTATG CCTCCAGGGAGTGTCATCAAGCACCAGTGGTGCCATTGCAATGGCAGAGGCTCTAATGACCAACCAAACCCTGCAAACATTAGA TCTACGTGGGAACACCGTGGGGATGGAAGGAGCAAAGGCTCTGGCTAACGCACTCAAAAGCAACAGAAGCCTCAAGTCGTTGAA TCTGCAGGAGAACTCTCTGGGGATGGATGGAGCCATATTTATTGCAACGGCCTTGAAGGGAAACCACCAATTGACGTACATCAA TTTGCAGGGAAATGGCATTGGAGAATCCGGAGCTAAGGTCATATCTGATGCTATAAGAGCTGACGCTCCGGGCTGTGTGGTGGACATCTGA
- the nlrc3 gene encoding NLR family CARD domain-containing protein 3 isoform X2, which translates to MERKAHYDSILDRSKRIMWQDDCYVDLQSTSSSVSSQAGTEDLGWIQKHQDQLQRFITSSFLEGMLTHLRKVDVLSSADEIKVKEAGRLRDQVNMLTSIVTDKDTQGSDALRGFIESSDSQVAQLIINHDSMGKEHKEVLLRQYEQYRDRDSVSCTKLNIFSRTLLLVDGLSDIQQKEHDLMQVGATRGRKRNHLRQLGLTKLLEPLTRVSLPPRVSLTLGVAGIGKTTWVRHFIRQWSQGAICTDVSFVLPFTFCELNSLEKVSAERLVKMAFPHLTDPSLVLSSSCRTLLILDGLDEFRCTLNFSDAAPCSNPKKEVAIDDLVTNIIRGNLLPNVAVWVTSRPGVASFIPGGLVDRVTEIPGFSPKDIQLFLNHHFSERGFASKIWAHLESHKILMVMCYIPCICWIVADTLIYIMQSETQESLPKTCTELYAHFCSMKAEVGEPRGREPVKMEQLHGSNRKLLGNLGRLAFYGLLKRKYTFSEQDLRAYGIDLLLTQCSLGAGVLVREESAIYTTYRFTHLSLLEFLAATFYHISSKRAIFDLFSESTMSWPKIGFQNHFRSAFQHSQQAEDGHLDVFVRFLTGLLCPMAQKPLAGLLALGKDDGNQKAWAAGFLQGLLVSGGAVVSLRAVNLAYCLHELQHTELLRSVEEDLQLGSLAGKLTRAHCVVLGYLLHVSPECSEQTNLTGSLNYTTVKCLLPQLLYCSCLRLENNQFKDDVMELLGSLLSAKDCHIQKISLAENAISNKGSKALSRALLVNRTLTSLNLRNNNIGSKGAKFLAEALKMNQVLVSINFQNNSIEEEGAQALAEVLHCNRKLVSLNIRKNKIGAGGAKRIAEALKTNQTLTKLILCSNQLGDKGAIALAEALTVNHTLLSLQLQSNSISNRGMTALTKALRLNHGLVSLNLRENSIGVEGAKNMAHALHENNSLQDLDLQWNFIKSSATKALAHALLSNATMQLLDLQENAIGNEGVIFLAEALKTNVSLRTLCLQGVSSSTSGAIAMAEALMTNQTLQTLDLRGNTVGMEGAKALANALKSNRSLKSLNLQENSLGMDGAIFIATALKGNHQLTYINLQGNGIGESGAKVISDAIRADAPGCVVDI; encoded by the exons GATCTACAGTCTACATCCAGTTCTGTCTCTTCGCAAGCTGGAACAGAAG ACCTTGGCTGGATCCAAAAGCATCAAGACCAGCTGCAGCGCTTCATTACTTCCTCCTTCCTGGAGGGTATGTTAACCCACCTGAGAAAGGTAGATGTGCTGAGTTCAGCTGATGAGATCAAGGTCAAAGAAGCGGGCCGGCTGCGTGACCAGGTTAATATGCTCACAAGTATTGTCACTGACAAGGACACTCAAGGTTCTGATGCTCTCCGGGGCTTCATAGAGAGCTCAGATTCTCAGGTGGCCCAGCTCATCATCAATCACG ATTCCATGGGGAAGGAGCACAAAGAGGTGCTGTTACGGCAATATGAGCagtacagagacagagattCAGTCAGCTGCACCAAACTAAACATCTTCTCAAGAACCTTACTACTGGTTGATGGACTTTCCGACATCCAGCAAAAGGAACATGACTTAATGCAGGTGGGGGCAACTcgaggaaggaaaagaaatcaTCTCAGACAGCTGGGGCTGACCAAACTCTTGGAGCCCCTGACCCGGGTCAGTTTACCTCCCCGGGTCTCCCTAACACTCGGGGTGGCTGGTATCGGCAAGACAACCTGGGTCCGACACTTCATCAGACAGTGGAGCCAAGGGGCCATCTGTACAGATGTGAGCTTCGTCCTGCCTTTCACTTTTTGCGAGCTGAACTCACTGGAGAAAGTCTCTGCTGAGAGGCTGGTGAAAATGGCTTTTCCTCATTTAACAGACCCCAGTCTGGTCCTGAGCAGCTCCTGCCGCACACTGCTCATACTTGATGGTTTGGACGAATTCCGCTGCACTTTAAATTTCTCTGATGCAGCTCCTTGCAGCAACCCAAAGAAAGAAGTGGCAATTGATGACCTAGTTACTAACATCATCCGGGGGAATCTGCTACCTAACGTGGCCGTGTGGGTGACCTCCAGGCCAGGAGTGGCCTCATTCATCCCTGGAGGATTGGTAGACAGGGTGACTGAGATCCCAGGATTCAGCCCGAAGGACATCCAGCTCTTCCTTAACCACCACTTCTCTGAGAGGGGTTTTGCCAGTAAAATATGGGCGCACTTGGAGTCCCATAAGATCTTAATGGTGATGTGCTACATACCATGCATTTGCTGGATAGTAGCTGATACTCTGATCTATATCATGCAGAGTGAAACTCAAGAGAGCCTTCCAAAGACTTGTACCGAGCTATACGCTCACTTTTGTTCCATGAAGGCAGAAGTAGGTGAACCAAGAGGCAGGGAGCCTGTGAAAATGGAACAGCTTCATGGGAGCAATCGTAAACTGCTGGGGAACCTTGGACGACTGGCGTTTTATGGGCTCCTCAAACGCAAGTACACCTTCAGCGAGCAAGACCTCAGGGCCTATGGGATAGATCTACTGTTAACTCAGTGCAGTCTTGGTGCTGGAGTTCTTGTTCGGGAGGAGTCTGCCATATACACAACATACCGGTTCACTCATTTGTCTTTGCTAGAGTTTCTTGCAGCTACTTTTTACCATATCTCCTCCAAGCGGGCCATCTTTGACTTATTCTCAGAGAGCACCATGTCTTGGCCCAAGATCGGTTTCCAAAACCACTTTAGAAGCGCCTTTCAACACTCACAACAAGCTGAAGACGGTCACTTGGATGTGTTTGTACGCTTCCTGACAGGCCTGCTGTGCCCAATGGCACAGAAACCTCTGGCTGGGCTTCTGGCCCTCGGAAAAGATGATGGCAATCAGAAGGCTTGGGCAGCAGGGTTTTTACAAGGCCTCTTGGTCAGCGGAGGTGCAGTGGTGTCCCTGCGTGCCGTTAACCTGGCTTATTGTTTACATGagctgcaacacacagagctaTTGCGGAGTGTTGAGGAAGATTTACAGCTTGGTAGCCTAGCAGGGAAATTAACACGAGCTCACTGTGTTGTGCTGGGCTACCTCCTTCATGTGTCTCCAGAGTGCAGTGAACAGACCAACCTAACAGGCTCCCTGAACTACACAACAGTGAAATGTCTGCTCCCACAGCTGCTGTACTGCAGCTGTCTCAG GTTAGAGAATAATCAATTCAAAGATGATGTCATGGAGTTGCTGGGAAGCCTTCTGAGCGCCAAAGACTGCCATATCCAGAAGATAAG TTTGGCAGAGAATGCCATCAGCAACAAAGGATCCAAAGCCCTGAGTCGAGCCCTCTTGGTGAACCGGACGCTAACATCTCTCAA tCTCCGGAACAACAACATTGGCTCTAAAGGTGCAAAGTTCCTGGCAGAGGCTCTGAAAATGAACCAAGTCCTGGTATCAATCAA CTTCCAGAACAACTCAATTGAGGAGGAAGGTGCTCAGGCCCTCGCAGAAGTACTGCACTGCAACCGCAAACTGGTGTCTCTGAA CATAAGGAAGAATAAGATTGGAGCGGGAGGAGCCAAAAGGATTGCAGAGGCGCTGAAGACAAACCAGACTCTCACAAAGCTGAT TCTTTGTAGCAACCAGCTGGGGGACAAAGGGGCGATCGCTCTGGCAGAGGCTTTGACAGTCAACCACACGCTCCTCTCTCTTCA ACTTCAGAGTAACTCAATCAGCAACAGGGGGATGACAGCCTTAACCAAAGCACTCAGGCTCAACCATGGCCTTGTCTCCTTGAA TTTAAGGGAGAACTCCATAGGGGTGGAGGGAGCTAAGAACATGGCTCATGCCCTCCATGAGAACAACTCTCTGCAGGACCTTGA TCTCCAGTGGAATTTCATCAAGTCCTCTGCCACCAAAGCTCTGGCCCATGCACTCCTCTCCAATGCCACAATGCAGCTCTTGGA TCTACAGGAGAATGCTATTGGGAATGAAGGCGTCATTTTTCTTGCCGAAGCCCTGAAAACCAACGTGTCTCTGCGTACATTATG CCTCCAGGGAGTGTCATCAAGCACCAGTGGTGCCATTGCAATGGCAGAGGCTCTAATGACCAACCAAACCCTGCAAACATTAGA TCTACGTGGGAACACCGTGGGGATGGAAGGAGCAAAGGCTCTGGCTAACGCACTCAAAAGCAACAGAAGCCTCAAGTCGTTGAA TCTGCAGGAGAACTCTCTGGGGATGGATGGAGCCATATTTATTGCAACGGCCTTGAAGGGAAACCACCAATTGACGTACATCAA TTTGCAGGGAAATGGCATTGGAGAATCCGGAGCTAAGGTCATATCTGATGCTATAAGAGCTGACGCTCCGGGCTGTGTGGTGGACATCTGA